In Neofelis nebulosa isolate mNeoNeb1 chromosome 7, mNeoNeb1.pri, whole genome shotgun sequence, the following proteins share a genomic window:
- the NUDT14 gene encoding uridine diphosphate glucose pyrophosphatase NUDT14 isoform X2, giving the protein MERIEGAAVGRCAASPYLRPLTLHYRQNGTQKSWDFMKTHDSVAILMFNSSQQSLVLVKQFRPAVYVGEVERLFPGSLAAVDQDGPRALRVELPGSAGVTYELCAGLVDQPGLSLEDVACAEAWEECGYRLAPSDLRRVATYKSGVGLTGSSQTMFYAEVTDSQRSGPGGGLAEEGELIQVVHLPLDGAQAFADDPDVPKTLGVIFGISWFLSCVAPGLGPR; this is encoded by the exons ATGGAGCGCATCGAGGGCGCGGCCGTGGGCCGCTGCGCAGCCTCGCCCTACCTGCGGCCTCTCACGCTGCACTACCGCCAG AATGGCACTCAGAAGTCGTGGGACTTCATGAAGACACATGACAG TGTGGCCATTCTCATGTTCAACTCTTCCCAGCAGAGCCTGGTGTTGGTGAAGCAGTTCCGGCCAG ctGTGTATGTGGGCGAGGTGGAGCGCCTCTTCCCCGGGTCCCTGGCGGCCGTGGACCAGGACGGACCCCGGGCGCTGCGAGTGGAGCTGCCTGGCTCGGCGGGGGTGACCTACGAGCTGTGCGCTGGCCTCGTAGACCAGCCCGGGCTCTCGCTGGAGGACGTGGCCTGTGCGGAGGCTTGGGAGGAGTGCGGCTACCGGCTGGCTCCCTCCGACCTGCGCCGGGTCGCCACCTACAA GTCTGGCGTGGGACTGACCGGCTCCAGCCAGACCATGTTCTACGCAGAGGTGACCGATTCCCAGCGGAGCGGCCCGGGCGGGGGCCTGGCAGAGGAGGGCGAACTCATCCAAGTGGTGCATCTGCCGCTGGATGGGGCCCAGGCCTTCGCGGACGACCCGGATGTCCCCAAGACCCTCGGTGTCATCTTCGGCATCTCCTGGTTCCTCAGCTGTGTGGCCCCTGGGCTGGGTCCCCGGTGA
- the NUDT14 gene encoding uridine diphosphate glucose pyrophosphatase NUDT14 isoform X3, with amino-acid sequence MWAGTAARLIPPQLKLRSPGSGGSPPAPPASPAPQPGSTGLALPARLPQRAEVGAPHLRGPSPPTPWQVPPAVRPVPPPLGARPPRPARTGHAQSRVTRRAPEARAHSARGRPDPAARRAAMERIEGAAVGRCAASPYLRPLTLHYRQPPRSTLHLLTGYVSLQLLENGTQKSWDFMKTHDSVAILMFNSSQQSLVLVKQFRPGLAWD; translated from the exons ATGTGGGCTGGGACAGCCGCTCGGCTCATCCCGCCGCAGCTCAAGTTGCGAAGTCCCGGGTCCGGCGGGTCCCCTCCAGCCCCGCCCGCCAGCCCTGCGCCGCAGCCGGGGTCCACCGGGCTGGCCCTCCCCGCTCGGCTCCCGCAGCGCGCGGAAGTGGGAGCGCCTCACCTGCGcggcccctcaccccccaccccctggcaggTGCCGCCCGCGGTCCGCCCCGTCCCGCCCCCGCTCGGCGCCcgtccgccccgccccgcgcgcacTGGGCATGCTCAAAGCCGGGTCACGCGCCGCGCGCCCGAGGCCCGTGCGCACTCTGCCCGTGGCCGCCCGGACCCGGCTGCCCGGCGCGCTGCCATGGAGCGCATCGAGGGCGCGGCCGTGGGCCGCTGCGCAGCCTCGCCCTACCTGCGGCCTCTCACGCTGCACTACCGCCAG CCCCCACGGTCCACCCTCCACTTGCTGACAGGATACGTCTCTTTGCAGCTACTTGAG AATGGCACTCAGAAGTCGTGGGACTTCATGAAGACACATGACAG TGTGGCCATTCTCATGTTCAACTCTTCCCAGCAGAGCCTGGTGTTGGTGAAGCAGTTCCGGCCAG GTCTGGCGTGGGACTGA
- the NUDT14 gene encoding uridine diphosphate glucose pyrophosphatase NUDT14 isoform X4, translating into MWAGTAARLIPPQLKLRSPGSGGSPPAPPASPAPQPGSTGLALPARLPQRAEVGAPHLRGPSPPTPWQVPPAVRPVPPPLGARPPRPARTGHAQSRVTRRAPEARAHSARGRPDPAARRAAMERIEGAAVGRCAASPYLRPLTLHYRQPPRSTLHLLTGYVSLQLLENGTQKSWDFMKTHDRAWCW; encoded by the exons ATGTGGGCTGGGACAGCCGCTCGGCTCATCCCGCCGCAGCTCAAGTTGCGAAGTCCCGGGTCCGGCGGGTCCCCTCCAGCCCCGCCCGCCAGCCCTGCGCCGCAGCCGGGGTCCACCGGGCTGGCCCTCCCCGCTCGGCTCCCGCAGCGCGCGGAAGTGGGAGCGCCTCACCTGCGcggcccctcaccccccaccccctggcaggTGCCGCCCGCGGTCCGCCCCGTCCCGCCCCCGCTCGGCGCCcgtccgccccgccccgcgcgcacTGGGCATGCTCAAAGCCGGGTCACGCGCCGCGCGCCCGAGGCCCGTGCGCACTCTGCCCGTGGCCGCCCGGACCCGGCTGCCCGGCGCGCTGCCATGGAGCGCATCGAGGGCGCGGCCGTGGGCCGCTGCGCAGCCTCGCCCTACCTGCGGCCTCTCACGCTGCACTACCGCCAG CCCCCACGGTCCACCCTCCACTTGCTGACAGGATACGTCTCTTTGCAGCTACTTGAG AATGGCACTCAGAAGTCGTGGGACTTCATGAAGACACATGACAG AGCCTGGTGTTGGTGA
- the NUDT14 gene encoding uridine diphosphate glucose pyrophosphatase NUDT14 isoform X1 — MERIEGAAVGRCAASPYLRPLTLHYRQPPRSTLHLLTGYVSLQLLENGTQKSWDFMKTHDSVAILMFNSSQQSLVLVKQFRPAVYVGEVERLFPGSLAAVDQDGPRALRVELPGSAGVTYELCAGLVDQPGLSLEDVACAEAWEECGYRLAPSDLRRVATYKSGVGLTGSSQTMFYAEVTDSQRSGPGGGLAEEGELIQVVHLPLDGAQAFADDPDVPKTLGVIFGISWFLSCVAPGLGPR; from the exons ATGGAGCGCATCGAGGGCGCGGCCGTGGGCCGCTGCGCAGCCTCGCCCTACCTGCGGCCTCTCACGCTGCACTACCGCCAG CCCCCACGGTCCACCCTCCACTTGCTGACAGGATACGTCTCTTTGCAGCTACTTGAG AATGGCACTCAGAAGTCGTGGGACTTCATGAAGACACATGACAG TGTGGCCATTCTCATGTTCAACTCTTCCCAGCAGAGCCTGGTGTTGGTGAAGCAGTTCCGGCCAG ctGTGTATGTGGGCGAGGTGGAGCGCCTCTTCCCCGGGTCCCTGGCGGCCGTGGACCAGGACGGACCCCGGGCGCTGCGAGTGGAGCTGCCTGGCTCGGCGGGGGTGACCTACGAGCTGTGCGCTGGCCTCGTAGACCAGCCCGGGCTCTCGCTGGAGGACGTGGCCTGTGCGGAGGCTTGGGAGGAGTGCGGCTACCGGCTGGCTCCCTCCGACCTGCGCCGGGTCGCCACCTACAA GTCTGGCGTGGGACTGACCGGCTCCAGCCAGACCATGTTCTACGCAGAGGTGACCGATTCCCAGCGGAGCGGCCCGGGCGGGGGCCTGGCAGAGGAGGGCGAACTCATCCAAGTGGTGCATCTGCCGCTGGATGGGGCCCAGGCCTTCGCGGACGACCCGGATGTCCCCAAGACCCTCGGTGTCATCTTCGGCATCTCCTGGTTCCTCAGCTGTGTGGCCCCTGGGCTGGGTCCCCGGTGA